In Pedobacter sp. SL55, the following proteins share a genomic window:
- a CDS encoding MerR family transcriptional regulator yields MPYKEREINKMYYTMGEVTEMFDVNASQIRFYEKEFEILKPKKNKKGNRLFTPEDIENLKIIFHLVDDKGFTLKGAKEHMKSNSGEVKENQKIIDSLERLKDFLLKLNDEI; encoded by the coding sequence ATGCCTTACAAAGAAAGAGAAATCAATAAAATGTATTATACCATGGGCGAAGTAACCGAAATGTTTGATGTAAATGCTTCGCAGATTAGGTTTTACGAGAAGGAATTTGAAATACTTAAACCCAAAAAAAACAAAAAAGGAAATCGTCTTTTTACACCAGAAGATATAGAAAACCTTAAAATTATTTTCCATCTGGTAGATGATAAAGGTTTTACTCTAAAAGGAGCTAAAGAACACATGAAAAGTAACAGTGGCGAAGTTAAAGAAAACCAAAAGATTATCGATTCGTTAGAGCGCTTAAAAGATTTTCTCTTGAAACTAAATGATGAGATTTGA
- a CDS encoding ComEC/Rec2 family competence protein codes for MLLPLIFGITLGYYFQNKQLLGVTTKVLPCLLLIASLINIFYKKFKGWQYKKTIASFYYLIFFILGIFLTLFHTHFLNKDYFAKKQYQQLKVWVNSEPEQTNDIVRFEVVVTNGYLNNSEEKCTGNLLIALKIDSLSPIHLNYGDELMILANYLPVEPPYNPAEFNFKQWLASKNIYHQSFIRQDELVKLRENQGNPIIKYALEVRQKQIATYRKLIKDNEAFAVASTLILGYRADLSKETLAAYSKTGTIHALSVSGMHVGIIYIMLNWLLSFLDRKNAGRIFKVTLICALIWYYSLLTGFSPSVLRSAVMLTVFILAKQLKKKHQQL; via the coding sequence ATGCTTTTGCCGTTAATCTTCGGCATTACCTTAGGATACTATTTTCAAAACAAACAACTATTAGGAGTAACAACAAAAGTGCTGCCATGCCTCCTACTAATTGCGTCTTTAATCAATATTTTCTACAAAAAATTTAAAGGCTGGCAATACAAAAAAACAATTGCTAGCTTTTACTATCTGATATTTTTTATCCTGGGAATTTTTTTAACCTTATTTCATACCCATTTTTTAAATAAAGATTACTTTGCCAAAAAACAATACCAGCAATTAAAAGTATGGGTTAATAGCGAACCCGAGCAAACAAACGATATTGTTAGGTTTGAAGTGGTTGTTACCAATGGATACCTCAACAATTCTGAAGAAAAATGTACAGGAAATCTGTTAATTGCATTAAAAATAGATAGCCTGTCTCCTATTCATCTTAATTATGGGGACGAACTAATGATATTAGCTAACTATCTTCCAGTTGAGCCGCCATACAATCCGGCTGAATTTAATTTTAAACAATGGTTAGCTAGCAAAAACATTTACCACCAAAGTTTTATCAGACAAGATGAATTAGTTAAACTGCGAGAAAATCAGGGAAACCCAATTATAAAATATGCTTTAGAAGTTAGACAAAAGCAAATAGCTACTTACAGAAAACTGATTAAAGATAATGAAGCATTTGCAGTAGCATCTACCTTAATTTTAGGTTACCGTGCCGATTTAAGCAAAGAAACCCTAGCCGCTTATAGCAAAACTGGAACCATTCATGCCTTATCGGTTTCTGGTATGCATGTGGGTATCATCTACATTATGCTCAACTGGTTACTTTCTTTTTTAGACAGAAAAAATGCAGGTAGAATATTTAAGGTAACGCTCATTTGTGCCCTAATTTGGTATTATTCTTTACTTACTGGTTTTTCTCCATCGGTGTTAAGATCTGCAGTAATGCTTACTGTTTTTATTTTGGCAAAACAACTAAAAAAGAAGCACCAACAGCTATAA
- a CDS encoding ComEC/Rec2 family competence protein, translating into MVYDPFLIWDVGFQLSFLAVFGLVYYQPKIYNWLYFKNKWADKLWAAVAMSLAAQLATLPLSIYYFHQFPVYFIISNLFILIPITILMYLGIAILLVRVYFLAPIFEWIITFTNQGLKWISNLPYAGITEIWLNKWQLFLFSRL; encoded by the coding sequence CTGGTATATGATCCTTTTTTAATTTGGGATGTAGGTTTTCAACTATCATTTTTAGCCGTATTTGGTTTAGTTTATTATCAACCAAAAATCTATAATTGGTTGTATTTCAAAAATAAATGGGCTGATAAATTATGGGCTGCCGTTGCTATGAGCTTGGCAGCGCAATTAGCTACGCTACCGCTCAGCATTTACTATTTCCATCAGTTCCCGGTATATTTTATCATTAGCAACCTCTTCATACTCATCCCTATTACCATTTTAATGTACCTTGGCATTGCAATTTTACTTGTAAGGGTTTATTTTTTGGCACCAATATTCGAGTGGATCATTACTTTTACCAACCAAGGTTTAAAATGGATTTCCAATCTACCTTACGCTGGCATTACCGAAATTTGGCTCAACAAATGGCAGTTGTTTCTTTTTTCACGCTTGTAA
- a CDS encoding enoyl-CoA hydratase/isomerase family protein: MAEITINRPDKRNALNPTLVAQLTAAFLKAQSDANVKVVVLKASGDVFSAGADLAYMQQLQHFSYDENVQDSAALKNLFETIRTLPKVVIAQVEGHAIAGGCGLATICDIIYAVPEAKFGYTEVKLGFVPAIVSCYLVQKVGETLAKKLLLSGELFSADEALTYNLITNVTKASEINQIVREFALNLANNASGNSLTLTKQLINQTTNTWLDSCLDNAIKVNAKTRESTDFKKGIASFLAKEKINW, from the coding sequence ATTGCCGAAATTACCATCAACAGACCCGACAAAAGAAATGCCCTAAATCCAACACTAGTTGCACAACTAACGGCTGCATTTTTAAAAGCACAAAGTGATGCAAATGTAAAAGTGGTGGTTTTAAAAGCCAGCGGCGATGTTTTTAGTGCCGGTGCAGATTTAGCGTACATGCAACAGCTTCAGCACTTCTCTTACGATGAAAATGTACAAGATTCTGCCGCTTTAAAAAATCTTTTCGAAACCATTCGCACCTTACCTAAAGTAGTAATTGCGCAAGTTGAAGGGCATGCAATTGCAGGCGGATGTGGCTTGGCTACCATCTGCGATATTATTTATGCCGTACCAGAAGCTAAATTTGGCTACACCGAAGTAAAATTAGGTTTTGTGCCTGCTATTGTAAGTTGTTATTTGGTACAAAAAGTAGGCGAAACATTAGCTAAAAAACTATTGCTCAGCGGAGAACTATTCAGTGCAGATGAGGCACTTACATATAATCTCATCACTAACGTAACAAAAGCCAGCGAAATCAATCAAATTGTACGTGAATTTGCATTAAATTTGGCGAACAATGCCTCGGGCAATTCGCTTACATTAACTAAACAACTCATTAACCAAACCACCAACACTTGGCTCGATAGTTGTTTAGACAATGCGATAAAAGTAAATGCTAAAACCAGAGAAAGCACCGATTTCAAAAAAGGAATTGCTTCTTTCTTAGCAAAAGAAAAAATTAATTGGTAA
- a CDS encoding DUF4412 domain-containing protein, which translates to MMFKSVKTGFLATILVATAVMANAQKKISQGTVTYGVEYSLPAEQASMASQLPKEQKVKFSGNVMRMDMQQGPASIGILQDFVQKTGLMLIDVPIAQMQYAVKMSKEEIEQAEASAPKLIDFKATGEKQKVGDYNAEKYSYKDDKGGTYELWATNDIELPNGFAGSQFKDIKGSLVKYTTFQNGMKVTLTVKSISEDKVGPFSLEVPSGYELKTMQEIMAMQGGGE; encoded by the coding sequence ATGATGTTTAAATCAGTAAAAACGGGATTTTTAGCCACTATTTTAGTAGCTACAGCAGTAATGGCAAACGCCCAAAAGAAAATCTCTCAGGGTACAGTAACTTACGGTGTAGAGTACTCTTTACCAGCAGAACAAGCTTCCATGGCTTCGCAATTACCTAAAGAGCAAAAAGTAAAATTTAGTGGTAATGTAATGCGTATGGATATGCAACAAGGCCCAGCATCTATTGGTATTTTGCAAGATTTTGTACAAAAAACTGGCTTAATGCTAATTGATGTGCCAATTGCACAAATGCAGTATGCCGTTAAAATGAGTAAAGAAGAAATTGAGCAAGCCGAAGCTTCTGCCCCAAAATTAATCGACTTTAAAGCTACTGGCGAGAAACAAAAAGTAGGCGACTACAACGCAGAGAAGTATAGCTATAAAGACGATAAAGGTGGAACTTACGAATTATGGGCTACAAACGATATCGAACTGCCTAATGGATTTGCTGGTTCTCAGTTTAAAGATATCAAAGGTTCTTTAGTTAAGTACACTACTTTTCAAAACGGAATGAAAGTAACTTTAACTGTAAAAAGTATCTCAGAAGACAAAGTTGGACCATTTTCTTTAGAAGTACCTAGCGGTTACGAACTTAAAACCATGCAAGAAATTATGGCTATGCAAGGTGGCGGAGAGTAA
- a CDS encoding helix-hairpin-helix domain-containing protein, with translation MRFKLFILAAFLLIGFVAKAQTQEDQLIKDLIESIAENLPEDYDLSELQDRLTYFRKHPINLNNTNAEELKTLVFLSPLQISNLFEHIRKNGKLIDLLELQSIAEFDLQTIQRLMPFVTLSQSSTVDKITAANLAKYGNNDLILRYGRVIEKTRGYTDLPGSRYLGTPDRYLLRYRYTYSNRVSASLVMEKDAGEYLFKNPKPASYFFPSNYTDFMSGHVAILNTGRFKKIVLGDYTMQFGQALTLWSGFAFGKSPDVTGVVKRDVGLRPYTSANEFAFLRGAAATVTVAKNIDFSPFFSHRKLDASLSTNANGETTVSSINETGLHRTQNEMNNKNSTEQIVYGGVLQYRVTGLSIGAVAYHTSFNRLFVPGSSVYQSFNFAGKELTNVGAHYSYTYKNFYFFGEFGKSLDAGLAYVNGALVSLSSTVSAVVLHRNYQKNYHNFFNQATAEASEAFNEKGLYAGLNINPSKVWSIQLYGDYFKYPWLRFRVDAPSDGYELLSQVTYSPTKTFRAILRFKSEVKQQNTNLTVPYNYLDNVKRENYRAEVKWAIGKSFGFQNRVEVVQFKKGDANAEFGYLAYQDVSYSPLSSRLSGNIRVAYFNTASYDSRIYAYEDDVLYNFTFGLYNGKGVRGYANLKYRLAKRLDVWGRYALYNYDNVETVGSGLDQIEGKMKSEMRVQLRYQF, from the coding sequence ATGCGTTTTAAACTATTTATATTGGCTGCTTTTTTGCTGATTGGTTTTGTCGCAAAGGCACAAACACAAGAAGACCAACTCATTAAAGACTTGATAGAAAGCATCGCCGAAAATTTACCGGAAGACTATGATCTTTCTGAACTACAGGATCGTTTAACGTATTTCAGGAAACATCCCATTAACCTAAACAATACCAATGCCGAAGAATTAAAGACCTTGGTGTTCCTATCGCCGCTTCAAATTAGCAATTTATTTGAGCACATCAGAAAAAATGGAAAGCTAATCGACTTATTAGAACTGCAAAGCATAGCCGAATTTGATTTGCAAACCATACAAAGGTTAATGCCTTTTGTAACCCTAAGCCAAAGCTCTACTGTAGATAAAATTACCGCTGCCAATTTAGCCAAGTATGGCAACAACGATTTAATTTTACGTTACGGCAGAGTAATAGAAAAAACGAGAGGCTATACCGATTTGCCCGGAAGCAGGTATTTAGGCACACCAGACAGGTATTTATTAAGATACCGTTACACCTATTCTAACCGTGTTTCGGCATCTTTGGTAATGGAGAAAGATGCTGGAGAATACCTTTTTAAGAACCCTAAACCAGCTTCTTATTTTTTCCCATCTAACTACACCGATTTCATGTCTGGTCACGTAGCAATTTTAAATACGGGCAGGTTTAAAAAAATTGTTTTGGGCGATTACACCATGCAGTTTGGCCAAGCACTAACGCTTTGGTCGGGCTTTGCGTTCGGGAAATCTCCAGATGTAACTGGCGTAGTAAAACGCGATGTAGGTTTACGCCCGTACACTTCGGCCAACGAATTTGCTTTTTTGCGTGGGGCAGCGGCTACCGTAACCGTAGCAAAAAACATAGACTTCTCTCCTTTCTTTTCGCATCGTAAACTCGATGCCAGTTTAAGCACAAATGCTAACGGCGAAACAACGGTATCCTCAATTAACGAAACCGGCTTACACAGAACACAAAACGAGATGAACAATAAAAACAGCACCGAACAAATTGTTTACGGTGGCGTTTTACAATACCGCGTTACCGGCCTAAGCATTGGCGCAGTAGCCTACCATACCTCGTTTAACAGATTGTTCGTACCGGGCTCTAGTGTTTATCAAAGTTTTAATTTTGCCGGAAAAGAATTAACCAACGTAGGTGCCCATTACAGCTACACCTATAAAAATTTCTACTTCTTTGGCGAATTTGGAAAATCATTGGATGCAGGTTTAGCCTATGTAAATGGTGCCTTGGTAAGTTTATCATCTACTGTATCTGCCGTGGTTTTGCACAGAAATTACCAAAAAAATTATCACAACTTTTTTAATCAGGCAACTGCCGAAGCCAGCGAAGCTTTCAATGAGAAAGGGCTTTATGCTGGCTTAAACATCAACCCATCTAAAGTTTGGAGCATTCAATTATATGGCGATTATTTCAAATATCCTTGGTTGCGTTTCCGTGTAGATGCACCATCTGATGGTTATGAACTTTTAAGTCAGGTAACCTATAGTCCTACCAAAACTTTCAGAGCTATTTTAAGGTTTAAATCTGAGGTTAAGCAGCAAAACACCAACTTAACAGTACCTTACAACTATCTCGACAATGTAAAACGAGAAAACTATCGTGCAGAAGTGAAATGGGCCATTGGTAAATCCTTTGGTTTTCAAAACAGAGTAGAAGTAGTACAGTTTAAAAAAGGCGATGCCAATGCCGAGTTTGGCTATTTGGCTTACCAAGATGTGAGCTACAGTCCACTTTCATCTAGGCTTTCTGGAAATATAAGGGTAGCTTATTTTAACACGGCATCTTACGACAGTAGAATTTACGCTTACGAAGATGATGTATTGTACAACTTTACTTTTGGCTTGTATAACGGAAAAGGGGTACGAGGCTATGCCAATTTAAAATACAGGTTAGCGAAAAGGTTGGATGTTTGGGGCAGATACGCACTTTACAATTACGATAACGTAGAAACCGTTGGCTCTGGCCTAGATCAAATAGAAGGTAAAATGAAATCGGAAATGAGAGTACAATTGAGGTATCAGTTTTAA
- the gatB gene encoding Asp-tRNA(Asn)/Glu-tRNA(Gln) amidotransferase subunit GatB: protein MSTTIITKDADHFELVSGLEIHVQLNTQSKIFCSDSASFGAGPNEHISTVSLGLPGALPKLNKEVIEKAMRIGLALNCEINQYNFFDRKNYFYADLPKGYQITQDNSPICKNGYINVRLADGSEKRIGINRIHLEEDAGKSLHDQDENFSFVDLNRAGVPLIEIVTEPDIRSSEEAAALLTEIRQLVRFLNVSDGNMEEGSLRCDANISIREKGTNAFGTRCEVKNVNSIRNVRRAMDFEFGRQVEVVTNGGQIIQSTLNFDADKGTTSPMRSKEEANDYRYFPDPDLPPVVISDEWLANVKSAMPMLPKEIVANLIKDLGISYAEAAVLADDKELYQYYAQALPHVGHPKNLINWLLGNIRAMLNEKQIEISAYLVNPLQLAQTINLVDEKKISQQNAIQTLLPALENNTNANAEDLAKQLNLIIVEDVDAIAGLIEKVLAKYAPQVEAYKKGKKGVLGLFVGEVMKLAKGKADAKKLNELILKRLEA from the coding sequence ATGAGTACAACTATAATTACAAAAGATGCAGATCATTTCGAACTTGTTTCGGGATTGGAAATACATGTTCAGTTAAATACACAATCTAAAATATTTTGTTCAGATAGTGCTTCGTTTGGTGCTGGGCCTAACGAACATATTTCTACAGTTTCCTTAGGTTTGCCTGGCGCACTTCCCAAATTAAATAAAGAAGTGATAGAAAAAGCCATGCGAATTGGTTTGGCACTCAACTGCGAAATTAATCAGTATAACTTTTTTGATCGAAAAAATTATTTCTATGCAGATTTGCCAAAGGGATATCAGATTACGCAGGATAACAGCCCAATTTGCAAGAATGGCTACATTAATGTGCGTTTAGCCGATGGTTCTGAGAAAAGAATAGGCATCAATCGTATTCACCTAGAAGAAGATGCAGGTAAAAGCTTGCACGACCAAGATGAAAATTTCTCTTTTGTAGATTTGAATAGAGCTGGTGTACCTTTAATTGAGATTGTAACCGAACCAGACATTAGAAGCTCGGAAGAAGCGGCGGCTTTGTTGACCGAAATTAGGCAATTAGTGCGTTTTCTGAACGTAAGCGATGGCAATATGGAAGAGGGTTCTTTACGTTGTGATGCCAATATCTCTATCCGCGAAAAGGGAACTAACGCTTTTGGTACCCGTTGCGAGGTAAAAAATGTAAATTCTATTCGTAACGTACGCAGGGCGATGGATTTTGAATTTGGTAGACAGGTAGAAGTGGTAACTAACGGCGGACAAATTATCCAAAGTACACTAAATTTCGATGCTGATAAAGGCACTACTTCGCCAATGCGTAGCAAAGAAGAAGCTAATGATTACCGTTATTTTCCAGATCCAGATTTGCCACCCGTAGTAATTTCTGATGAGTGGTTGGCAAATGTTAAATCGGCCATGCCTATGCTGCCAAAAGAAATTGTAGCTAATTTAATTAAAGACTTGGGCATTAGTTATGCGGAAGCGGCTGTGTTGGCCGATGACAAAGAACTGTACCAATATTATGCACAAGCTTTACCGCACGTTGGCCACCCTAAAAACCTGATAAATTGGTTATTGGGTAACATTAGAGCTATGTTAAATGAAAAGCAGATAGAAATTTCGGCTTATTTGGTTAATCCATTGCAACTGGCGCAAACCATTAATTTGGTTGATGAAAAGAAAATTTCGCAGCAAAATGCCATACAGACTTTGTTGCCAGCATTAGAAAATAACACCAATGCCAATGCCGAAGATTTAGCTAAGCAACTTAATTTGATTATTGTAGAAGATGTAGATGCCATTGCAGGATTAATTGAAAAAGTATTAGCAAAGTACGCACCACAAGTAGAGGCATACAAAAAAGGTAAGAAAGGCGTTTTAGGTTTGTTTGTTGGCGAGGTGATGAAACTTGCCAAAGGCAAAGCAGATGCAAAAAAATTAAACGAATTGATTTTAAAAAGGTTGGAAGCGTAG
- the alaS gene encoding alanine--tRNA ligase, with protein sequence MTAKEIRQTFLEFFKSKQHHIVASAPIVVKNDPTLMFTNSGMNQFKDLFLGEAAVKYPRVVDTQRCLRVSGKHNDLEEVGIDTYHHTMFEMLGNWSFGDYFKKEAIAWSWELLTEVYKIPKEQLYVSVFEGDEKEGLPMDTEAFELWKQFVPEDRIVLGNKKDNFWEMGDTGPCGPCSEIHVDCRTAEERADGRGKSLVNADHPQVIEIWNNVFMQFNRLKDGSLQPLPAQHVDTGMGFERLVRVLQGKTSNYDTDVFTPLINFIAEKSGFEYIGSAEPGEKGWNEAVAMRVMADHIRAISFVIADGQLPSNNKAGYVIRRILRRAVRYAYTFLNLKEPFLNQLVPVLAEQFKGVFDELYLQKDFVQKVVLEEEVSFLRTLATGIQRFEKYDGGKVIDGNFAFELYDTFGFPIDLTDLMAREKGLSVDMEGFNKALEEQKNRSRAATAIDTGDWVIVNEDRETEFVGYDLTEIETEIVKYRKVKTKGKEQYQIVLAQTPFYAESGGQVGDTGRLEDHSRQFWVEITDTKKENGVIVHFTDTLPVDLEGKFWAVIDEDKRKASENNHSATHLLHAAMKQVLGSHVNQKGSLVNADYLRFDFSHFAKVTDEELNQIEDIVNAKIRENIPLKEQRNVPYQEAIDSGVTALFGEKYGDFVRVITFDDHFSKELCGGTHVKATGQIGFFKLTAESAVAAGVRRIEAITGQRSAAVIREHFDLVKNLNALMNNPKDFVSALGKIIEDNTALKKEIEKSITERAVALRTDLEKQMQTIDGVNFIATTVDLPNADAVKTLAYAIKGAVQNLFLVLGVVIDGKPQLTVAIDDELVKAKGYNAGQIVRELAKEIQGGGGGQPFYATAGGKDAAGMDRAIEKAKSFLK encoded by the coding sequence ATGACAGCGAAAGAAATAAGACAGACCTTTTTAGAGTTTTTCAAAAGCAAGCAACATCATATTGTGGCATCGGCACCTATTGTGGTTAAAAACGACCCAACTTTGATGTTTACCAATTCTGGAATGAACCAATTTAAAGATTTGTTTTTGGGAGAAGCCGCTGTAAAATATCCTCGTGTGGTTGATACACAACGTTGCTTACGTGTTTCGGGCAAGCATAACGATTTGGAAGAGGTTGGTATCGATACTTACCACCATACCATGTTCGAAATGTTGGGCAACTGGAGTTTTGGCGATTATTTCAAAAAAGAAGCCATTGCTTGGAGCTGGGAATTGTTAACAGAAGTGTATAAAATTCCGAAAGAGCAATTGTATGTTTCTGTATTTGAGGGCGATGAAAAAGAAGGTTTACCGATGGACACCGAAGCATTTGAACTTTGGAAACAATTTGTTCCCGAAGATCGTATTGTTTTAGGGAATAAGAAAGATAATTTTTGGGAAATGGGCGATACCGGTCCATGTGGGCCTTGTTCTGAAATTCACGTAGATTGCCGTACTGCCGAAGAGCGTGCCGATGGCCGCGGAAAATCTTTGGTTAATGCAGACCATCCTCAGGTAATTGAGATTTGGAACAATGTATTTATGCAGTTTAACCGCTTAAAAGACGGTTCTTTGCAACCACTTCCGGCTCAGCACGTAGATACAGGAATGGGCTTTGAACGTTTGGTGCGTGTGTTGCAAGGTAAAACATCTAACTACGATACCGATGTTTTTACTCCTTTAATCAACTTTATTGCAGAAAAATCTGGATTTGAATACATAGGCAGTGCCGAGCCGGGAGAAAAAGGCTGGAATGAAGCGGTGGCGATGCGTGTAATGGCAGATCATATTCGTGCCATCTCTTTCGTAATTGCCGATGGACAGTTACCTTCTAACAACAAAGCTGGCTATGTAATTCGCCGTATTTTACGTAGAGCAGTGCGTTATGCTTACACTTTCCTAAACTTAAAAGAACCGTTTTTAAATCAGTTGGTGCCTGTTTTGGCAGAGCAGTTTAAAGGTGTTTTTGATGAGCTGTATTTGCAAAAAGACTTTGTACAAAAGGTAGTTTTAGAAGAGGAAGTTTCTTTCTTAAGGACTTTAGCTACAGGTATTCAGCGCTTCGAAAAATACGATGGTGGTAAAGTTATCGATGGTAATTTCGCTTTCGAATTATATGATACTTTTGGTTTTCCGATAGATTTAACGGATTTAATGGCTCGCGAAAAAGGTCTTTCGGTAGATATGGAAGGCTTTAATAAAGCATTAGAAGAACAAAAAAATCGTTCTCGTGCGGCAACCGCTATTGATACTGGAGATTGGGTAATTGTAAACGAAGACAGAGAAACTGAGTTTGTAGGTTACGATTTAACAGAAATAGAAACCGAAATTGTTAAATACAGAAAAGTAAAGACAAAAGGGAAAGAGCAATATCAAATTGTGTTGGCTCAAACACCTTTTTATGCTGAAAGTGGTGGTCAGGTGGGAGATACCGGGCGTTTAGAAGACCATAGCAGACAGTTTTGGGTAGAAATTACCGATACCAAAAAAGAAAACGGTGTAATTGTACACTTTACAGATACTTTACCAGTAGATTTAGAGGGCAAGTTTTGGGCAGTAATTGATGAAGATAAACGTAAAGCTTCGGAAAATAACCACTCGGCTACGCATTTATTGCATGCCGCTATGAAACAGGTTTTAGGTAGCCATGTAAACCAGAAAGGTAGTTTAGTGAATGCAGATTACCTGCGTTTTGATTTTTCGCACTTTGCTAAGGTAACTGATGAGGAATTGAACCAGATTGAAGATATCGTAAACGCGAAAATTCGTGAAAATATTCCTTTAAAAGAACAAAGAAACGTTCCTTATCAGGAAGCAATTGATAGCGGTGTAACGGCTTTGTTTGGCGAGAAATATGGAGATTTTGTGCGTGTAATTACTTTTGATGACCATTTCTCGAAAGAACTTTGTGGTGGTACACACGTAAAAGCTACCGGCCAAATTGGTTTCTTTAAGTTAACAGCAGAAAGTGCAGTTGCAGCAGGTGTACGTAGGATAGAAGCCATTACCGGCCAACGTTCTGCAGCTGTTATTCGCGAACATTTCGACTTGGTAAAGAACTTGAATGCTTTAATGAACAACCCGAAAGACTTTGTTTCTGCCTTGGGTAAAATCATAGAAGACAATACTGCACTTAAAAAGGAGATTGAAAAAAGCATTACCGAGCGTGCGGTGGCATTAAGAACTGATTTAGAAAAACAAATGCAAACTATTGATGGCGTGAACTTTATTGCAACTACAGTAGACTTGCCAAACGCCGATGCAGTGAAAACTTTAGCTTATGCCATTAAAGGCGCAGTGCAAAATCTGTTCTTAGTTTTAGGTGTGGTAATAGATGGTAAACCTCAATTAACCGTAGCTATTGACGATGAATTGGTTAAAGCAAAGGGATACAATGCAGGGCAGATTGTAAGAGAACTAGCTAAAGAAATTCAAGGTGGTGGCGGTGGCCAACCATTTTATGCCACGGCTGGTGGTAAAGATGCTGCTGGTATGGACAGGGCAATTGAAAAAGCTAAATCATTTTTAAAATAA